One window of Phalacrocorax carbo chromosome 1, bPhaCar2.1, whole genome shotgun sequence genomic DNA carries:
- the ING3 gene encoding inhibitor of growth protein 3 isoform X2, protein MLYLEDYLEMIEQLPMDLRDRFTEMREMDLQVQNAMDQLEQRVNEFFMNAKKNKPEWREEQMTSIKKDYYKALEDADEKVQLANQIYDLVDRHLRKLDQELAKFKMELEADNAGITEILERRSLELDTPSQPVNNHHAHSHTPVEKRKHNPSSHHSTTDHVPEKKFKSEALLSTLTSDASKENTPGSGAGAITMAAAQAVQATAQMKEGRRTSSLKASYEAFKNNDFQLGREFSLSRDSTGYSSSALASTLTQTLSSSTTDSRSGRKSKNNNKSSSQQSSSSSSSSSLSSCSSSSALAQELSQQTAVIPESDSNSQVDWTYDPNEPRYCICNQVSYGEMVGCDNQDCPIEWFHYGCVGLTEAPKGKWYCPQCTAAMKRRGSRHK, encoded by the exons ATGCTGTATCTGGAGGACTATCTGGAGA TGATCGAGCAGCTTCCCATGGATCTGCGCGACAGGTTCACCGAGATGCGCGAGATGGACCTGCAGGTGCAGA ATGCAATGGATCAGCTTGAGCAGAGGGTAAATGAATTTTTTATGAAcgcaaagaaaaacaaacctgaatgGAGGGAAGAACAAATGACATCAATCAAAAAA GATTATTATAAGGCTTTGGAAGATGCAGATGAAAAAGTGCAGCTGGCTAATCAAATATATGATTTG GTAGACCGTCATTTGAGAAAATTGGACCAGGAACTTGCTAAATTTAAAATGGAACTTGAAGCGGATAATGCTggaattacagaaatattagAGAGAA GGTCTCTGGAGCTGGATACACCATCACAGCCTGTGAATAACCATCACGCCCATTCTCACACTCCAGTAGAGA AAAGGAAACACAATCCATCTTCTCACCATAGTACAACAGATCATGTTCCTGAAAAGAAGTTTAAATCTGAAGCTCTTCTATCTACCCTGACTTCAGATGCttctaaagaaaatacaccag GATCTGGGGCCGGTGCAATTACCATGGCAGCAGCTCAAGCAGTGCAAGCCACGGCGCAG ATGAAGGAAGGAAGACGAACATCAAGTCTAAAAGCCAGCTATGAAGCATTTAAGAACAATGATTTTCAGCTTGGAAGAGAATTTTCGTTATCTAGAGATTCAACTGGATATTCATCGTCAGCTCTGGCATCTACATTGACACAGACATTAAGTTCATCAACCACAGATTCACGAAGTGGCAGAAAAAGCAA aaacaacaacaaatcctCAAGCCAGCAGTCctcatcatcttcctcttcttcatctCTGTCATCATGTTCTTCTTCGTCTGCACTGGCACAAGAACTGTCTCAGCAAACAGCGGTAATACCAGAGTCTGATTCTAATAGCCAGGTTGACTGGACCTATGATCCAAATGAGCCTCGTTACTGCATTTGTAATCAG GTGTCCTATGGTGAAATGGTAGGCTGTGATAACCAAGAT TGCCCTATTGAGTGGTTCCACTATGGATGTGTTGGACTGACAGAAGCACCGAAAGGGAAGTGGTACTGTCCACAGTGTACGGCTGCAATGAAGAGAAGAGGCAGTAGACATAAATAA
- the ING3 gene encoding inhibitor of growth protein 3 isoform X1, producing the protein MLYLEDYLEMIEQLPMDLRDRFTEMREMDLQVQNAMDQLEQRVNEFFMNAKKNKPEWREEQMTSIKKDYYKALEDADEKVQLANQIYDLVDRHLRKLDQELAKFKMELEADNAGITEILERRSLELDTPSQPVNNHHAHSHTPVEKRKHNPSSHHSTTDHVPEKKFKSEALLSTLTSDASKENTPGCRNSNSSSSSNNAYNTNSSQPLASYNLGSLSSGSGAGAITMAAAQAVQATAQMKEGRRTSSLKASYEAFKNNDFQLGREFSLSRDSTGYSSSALASTLTQTLSSSTTDSRSGRKSKNNNKSSSQQSSSSSSSSSLSSCSSSSALAQELSQQTAVIPESDSNSQVDWTYDPNEPRYCICNQVSYGEMVGCDNQDCPIEWFHYGCVGLTEAPKGKWYCPQCTAAMKRRGSRHK; encoded by the exons ATGCTGTATCTGGAGGACTATCTGGAGA TGATCGAGCAGCTTCCCATGGATCTGCGCGACAGGTTCACCGAGATGCGCGAGATGGACCTGCAGGTGCAGA ATGCAATGGATCAGCTTGAGCAGAGGGTAAATGAATTTTTTATGAAcgcaaagaaaaacaaacctgaatgGAGGGAAGAACAAATGACATCAATCAAAAAA GATTATTATAAGGCTTTGGAAGATGCAGATGAAAAAGTGCAGCTGGCTAATCAAATATATGATTTG GTAGACCGTCATTTGAGAAAATTGGACCAGGAACTTGCTAAATTTAAAATGGAACTTGAAGCGGATAATGCTggaattacagaaatattagAGAGAA GGTCTCTGGAGCTGGATACACCATCACAGCCTGTGAATAACCATCACGCCCATTCTCACACTCCAGTAGAGA AAAGGAAACACAATCCATCTTCTCACCATAGTACAACAGATCATGTTCCTGAAAAGAAGTTTAAATCTGAAGCTCTTCTATCTACCCTGACTTCAGATGCttctaaagaaaatacaccag GGTGTCGAAACAGTAATTCATCATCCTCTTCAAACAATGCATACAATACAAACTCTTCTCAACCATTGGCATCATATAACCTGGGCTCATTATCTTCAGGATCTGGGGCCGGTGCAATTACCATGGCAGCAGCTCAAGCAGTGCAAGCCACGGCGCAG ATGAAGGAAGGAAGACGAACATCAAGTCTAAAAGCCAGCTATGAAGCATTTAAGAACAATGATTTTCAGCTTGGAAGAGAATTTTCGTTATCTAGAGATTCAACTGGATATTCATCGTCAGCTCTGGCATCTACATTGACACAGACATTAAGTTCATCAACCACAGATTCACGAAGTGGCAGAAAAAGCAA aaacaacaacaaatcctCAAGCCAGCAGTCctcatcatcttcctcttcttcatctCTGTCATCATGTTCTTCTTCGTCTGCACTGGCACAAGAACTGTCTCAGCAAACAGCGGTAATACCAGAGTCTGATTCTAATAGCCAGGTTGACTGGACCTATGATCCAAATGAGCCTCGTTACTGCATTTGTAATCAG GTGTCCTATGGTGAAATGGTAGGCTGTGATAACCAAGAT TGCCCTATTGAGTGGTTCCACTATGGATGTGTTGGACTGACAGAAGCACCGAAAGGGAAGTGGTACTGTCCACAGTGTACGGCTGCAATGAAGAGAAGAGGCAGTAGACATAAATAA
- the ING3 gene encoding inhibitor of growth protein 3 isoform X3 has translation MDQLEQRVNEFFMNAKKNKPEWREEQMTSIKKDYYKALEDADEKVQLANQIYDLVDRHLRKLDQELAKFKMELEADNAGITEILERRSLELDTPSQPVNNHHAHSHTPVEKRKHNPSSHHSTTDHVPEKKFKSEALLSTLTSDASKENTPGCRNSNSSSSSNNAYNTNSSQPLASYNLGSLSSGSGAGAITMAAAQAVQATAQMKEGRRTSSLKASYEAFKNNDFQLGREFSLSRDSTGYSSSALASTLTQTLSSSTTDSRSGRKSKNNNKSSSQQSSSSSSSSSLSSCSSSSALAQELSQQTAVIPESDSNSQVDWTYDPNEPRYCICNQVSYGEMVGCDNQDCPIEWFHYGCVGLTEAPKGKWYCPQCTAAMKRRGSRHK, from the exons ATGGATCAGCTTGAGCAGAGGGTAAATGAATTTTTTATGAAcgcaaagaaaaacaaacctgaatgGAGGGAAGAACAAATGACATCAATCAAAAAA GATTATTATAAGGCTTTGGAAGATGCAGATGAAAAAGTGCAGCTGGCTAATCAAATATATGATTTG GTAGACCGTCATTTGAGAAAATTGGACCAGGAACTTGCTAAATTTAAAATGGAACTTGAAGCGGATAATGCTggaattacagaaatattagAGAGAA GGTCTCTGGAGCTGGATACACCATCACAGCCTGTGAATAACCATCACGCCCATTCTCACACTCCAGTAGAGA AAAGGAAACACAATCCATCTTCTCACCATAGTACAACAGATCATGTTCCTGAAAAGAAGTTTAAATCTGAAGCTCTTCTATCTACCCTGACTTCAGATGCttctaaagaaaatacaccag GGTGTCGAAACAGTAATTCATCATCCTCTTCAAACAATGCATACAATACAAACTCTTCTCAACCATTGGCATCATATAACCTGGGCTCATTATCTTCAGGATCTGGGGCCGGTGCAATTACCATGGCAGCAGCTCAAGCAGTGCAAGCCACGGCGCAG ATGAAGGAAGGAAGACGAACATCAAGTCTAAAAGCCAGCTATGAAGCATTTAAGAACAATGATTTTCAGCTTGGAAGAGAATTTTCGTTATCTAGAGATTCAACTGGATATTCATCGTCAGCTCTGGCATCTACATTGACACAGACATTAAGTTCATCAACCACAGATTCACGAAGTGGCAGAAAAAGCAA aaacaacaacaaatcctCAAGCCAGCAGTCctcatcatcttcctcttcttcatctCTGTCATCATGTTCTTCTTCGTCTGCACTGGCACAAGAACTGTCTCAGCAAACAGCGGTAATACCAGAGTCTGATTCTAATAGCCAGGTTGACTGGACCTATGATCCAAATGAGCCTCGTTACTGCATTTGTAATCAG GTGTCCTATGGTGAAATGGTAGGCTGTGATAACCAAGAT TGCCCTATTGAGTGGTTCCACTATGGATGTGTTGGACTGACAGAAGCACCGAAAGGGAAGTGGTACTGTCCACAGTGTACGGCTGCAATGAAGAGAAGAGGCAGTAGACATAAATAA